One Setaria italica strain Yugu1 chromosome I, Setaria_italica_v2.0, whole genome shotgun sequence DNA window includes the following coding sequences:
- the LOC101758961 gene encoding leucine-rich repeat extensin-like protein 6 has translation MIPRSAPACAALLLPLLLGLLSPHPAASQQEGDVPESYAASFASRFAAPPSWSFPNPRLRAAYAALQAWKRTAIFSDPTNFTANWSGPNVCAYNGVFCAPLPTTTATTGYSHGHGGDGGGDLVVAGIDLNHADIAGYLPASLPLGVPDLALFHINSNRFCGVVPETFHHLRLLHELDLSNNRFVGGFPEVVLSLPSLRYLDLRFNEFEGSIPPALFDRPFDAIFINSNRLRNPIPANLGNSPASVVVLAHNRLGGCIPPSIGKMAETLNEIVLIADELTGCVPPQVGLLKRVTVFDVSDNHLQGQLPASIAGMAAVEELDVARNRFEGAVPAGVCALAGLKNFTYTDNFITSRPPCAKATADGAWNCIPGAPAQRPPSQCAAAAAHPFDCSKAQCQAPAYTPTPGGGGGGGGGHGRGGRGSGRQPPTPVGSPPRRGRAGNQPPSSSPTPSYPSPPSSTPTPSYPSPPSSATTPSSHSPPKSSTPSYPSPPQGSTTPSYPPPPSSATTPSYHSPPQGSPTTPSYPSPPSSATTPSYHHSPPPTTPSYPSPPKGSPTPSYPSPPSSSSTPSYHSPPHGAPTPSYPSPPKGSSSPTPVTHAPPPPTSADEPDLRHAPPPGSYGPTPSTPPSHGSPSPPSTGHPTPSPPTEHPGYVLPPHAPGTPSSSPSHPGTPSTTPGTPPSKHCSPPPQGGSPGTGTGGDHGHGHGGKLPFPPVYGVSYASPPPPVKAVLLAAPEDRSARRLAGAPVIGTNTHHPPASIILLHLHPCSIFAPFSLLRSFLSLMMMSI, from the coding sequence ATGATCCCCCGCAGCGCGCCGGCGtgcgcggcgctgctgctgccgctgctgctcggGCTCCTGAGCCCGCACCCGGCGGCGTCGCAGCAGGAGGGCGACGTGCCCGAGTCCTACGCGGCCTCGTTCGCGTCGCgcttcgccgcgccgccgtcctggTCGTTCCCAAACCCGCGCCTCCGAGCGGCCTACGCCGCGCTCCAGGCGTGGAAGCGCACCGCCATCTTCTCCGACCCGACCAACTTCACCGCCAACTGGTCCGGCCCCAACGTCTGCGCCTACAACGGCGTCTTCTGCGCGCccctccccaccaccaccgccaccaccggctacagccacggccacggcggcgatggcggcggcgacctcgtcgTCGCGGGGATCGACCTCAACCACGCCGACATCGCGGGGTACCTGCCGGCGTCGCTGCCGCTCGGCGTCCCCGACCTCGCGCTCTTCCACATCAACTCCAACCGCTTCTGCGGCGTGGTGCCGGAGACcttccaccacctccgcctTCTCCACGAGCTCGACCTCAGCAACAACCGCTTCGTCGGCGGGTTCCCCGAGGTGGTGCTGTCGCTGCCGTCGCTCAGGTACCTCGACCTCAGGTTCAACGAGTTCGAGGGCTCCATCCCGCCGGCGCTCTTCGACCGCCCGTTCGACGCCATCTTCATCAACTCCAACCGCCTCCGCAACCCCATCCCGGCCAACCTCGGCAACTCGCCGGCCTCCGTCGTCGTGCTCGCGCACAACAGGCTTGGAGGGTGCATCCCGCCCAGCATCGGCAAGATGGCCGAGACGCTCAACGAGATAGTGCTCATCGCCGACGAGCTCACGGGGTGTGTCCCGCCGCAGGTCGGGCTGCTGAAGAGGGTCACCGTGTTCGACGTCAGCGACAACCACCTGCAGGGACAGCTCCCGGCCAGCATCGCCGGGATGGCCGCCGTCGAGGAGCTCGACGTCGCCAGGAACCGCTTCGAGGGCGCCGTGCCGGCCGGTGTCTGCGCCTTGGCGGGCCTCAAGAACTTCACCTACACCGACAACTTCATCACTTCGCGCCCGCCCTGCGCCAAGGCCACCGCCGACGGCGCGTGGAACTGCATCCCCGGCGCGCCGGCCCAGCGTCCGCCGTCGCagtgcgcggccgccgcggcgcaccCGTTCGACTGCAGCAAGGCGCAATGCCAGGCCCCGGCCTACACCCCGACgccgggtggtggtggcggcggcggcggcggtcatgGCCGCGGTGGGCGCGGAAGCGGCAGGCAGCCGCCCACGCCAGTGGGATCTCCTCCGAGACGCGGCAGAGCTGGGAACCAGCCGCCATCGAGCTCTCCTACCCCATCCTACCCGTCGCCGCCTTCGAGCACTCCTACTCCTTCCTAcccatcgccgccgtcgagcgccaCCACTCCCTCGTCCCACTCGCCGCCGAAGAGCTCCACGCCGTCGTACCCCTCGCCGCCTCAGGGATCCACCACTCCCTCGTACCCTCCGCCGCCATCGAGCGCCACCACTCCTTCTTACCACTCGCCACCGCAGGGATCACCCACCACTCCGTCCtacccctcgccgccgtcgagcgccaCCACCCCCTCCTACCACCACTCGCCACCACCCACCACGCCGTCCTACCCCTCACCACCCAAGGGCTCCCCCACGCCGTCGTACCCATCACCACCCTCAAGCTCCAGCACCCCATCCTACCACTCGCCGCCGCATGGCGCGCCGACCCCGTCCTACCCGTCGCCACCCAAGGGCTCTTCTTCCCCAACTCCAGTGACccacgcgccgcccccgccgaccTCCGCGGACGAGCCGGACTTGcgtcacgcgccgccgccgggctcgtACGGCCCCACCCCCTCGACGCCACCGTCCCACGGCTCGCCGTCTCCTCCCTCGACAGGCCACCCCACGCCGTCGCCACCCACAGAGCACCCAGGCTACGTCCTGCCGCCGCACGCGCCGGggaccccctcctcttccccgtcCCACCCCGGCACCCCGTCGACGACGCCAGGAACGCCGCCGTCGAAGcactgctcgccgccgccccaggGCGGGAGccccggcaccggcaccggcggtgaccacgggcacgggcacggcgggAAGCTGCCGTTCCCGCCGGTCTACGGCGTGTCCtacgcgtcgccgccgcctcctgtgAAAGCCGTACTACTAGCCGCTCCTGAGGACCGCTCcgctcgccgcctcgccggagcGCCGGTCATCGGCACCAACACCCACCACCCGCCCGCCAGTATAATACTTCTCCATCTGCATCCCTGTAGTATTTTTgctcctttttctcttcttcgttcttttctttctttgatgatgatgagtaTTTGA